GGTGTCCTGGAACGGGACACCTTTTACTGTAAAAGCATATTTACTCTTCCTTCTTCACCCATTTATCATCATCATTCTTCTCATATTTCTTCTTCACTGCACTCCAGGCAACCTTAAAGGCCGTTTCTTCCTCGCCATATTCTTCGCTTGCAGAATTAAACGCTTCCTTAAAGATCTCCTGTGCGTGATGCGGAAGATTATCTTTGACGGAATCAGGCAGATCGCTTAGTTTATCATAAGGCATTTTTGCTTCCTCCCCTGCACATGTTCTTTTATGTATTTTTCCTAATTATGTGTGTTTTAAACACATCCCAGGAAGTCCCCATGTCCAGGAATAGCCACTCAGCTGCCCGTCATCACTCGGAAGGATTATTAATTAGTTCATCATAATACGCCTTCGGATTATAAATATGGTTATCAATGAAAAACTTCGCCTGATCTTTGAACATATCAATGTAAGACTCTCTGCTAATGGCTAAATCCCCTAAATCAGCAGTGTCTCCTTGAACTTGTACTGTATCTGCCTTTACGTCAACAACAACAGTCATATATATTTTATCCTTGTAAAGAACAGTTCCCGTCACTTGTTGTTTCACCAAGTCGACAAGAGGAAATTCATGGCGTACACCTGTTGGTTTAAACAGTGTATACCCTGCATTAGGTTTATCTTTATGATCATTCATTCTTCCACCTCATCATGTCACAATTCCCTTTCCATCGAGCCAAACTTCAGCAGAGTCAATAAAGTCAGGTCTTTTCCATGCAGTGATGGCATGTCTTTCTTCCATCCGTTCAACAAGGCTTTGGAAAAACATATCCCCCAAAAAATATCCCAATCGGCTATATCCAAATCTTTCACCGCCACGGATGGAAAACCATTCAAGAAATATCGCATCCGCTGTTTTAGATACATAATCTTCAGCAAATTCCAGCTTGATATCATGCTGTTTGGATATTGCGAATTCCAGCCACTCGTCCCCTCCATCATCGAAGGAAAAATAGACAGACGTGTTTAAACCAGGCTCTGTCATTCTGGAAAAATGGGTAGCCGCTCCTTCCTGATAAAGCAGCTGCGCATAAAAAACGGAAATGTATCAATAATTTTCATCGATTAGATCCAATCTTTCACATAAGCCACTAATCCGATCACAGAACCAATTACAGCGCCAAAAAGCACATAATAACGTGTTTCGAGCTGCTCGAGCTTTTTTGTCAAACTAATCCCTCCTGACCTTTGTTCCTGCTTTCTACGATAATTATTGGAAAAGGTTTCAAGGCATTCGTTAAAGACTCTAATCCTGTATTGGCAGCACCGTCGAATCCTTAATCTCCCTCAATGCCAGGCTGGTCTGAATCTTCGTGATTCCCAATTCATTCAGCTTCCTGATAAACATCTCCAGCCCCTTGCGATCCTTGCAGGCTACTTTCAGCAGATAATCATACTCCCCTGTTAAACAATGACATTCTAAAACTTCCTTCATTGATTCCAGCGTTTTTTCAAGAGATTCCAGTTTTTCAGCCTGGTGCATATTGGTGCTCATGAACACGAAGCATAATAAATCAAAGCCCAGCTTCTCATGGCTTAAAATAGCCACATGCTTCTGGATATACCCTTCCGCTTCCAAACGCTTAATCCTTGCATGTACAGCTGGAGCAGAAAGATTCACCTTTTTCGACAGTTCCAGATTGCTAATCCGAGCATCCTTTTGAAGCAAATCCAGGATTTTTATATCCAGGTGATCTAATACCTTGCTTACAATTGATTCCACTATCCATCAGCCCTTTTCAATTATTCAAAATACGGATCAAATCACACACTCAAACTGAATATTCTACAATTATAATCTTATATACTTTTAATTATTTTGAATTAATTTCATTATACAAAATTATCTTTTGTTTTTTTAAATAAATGTTAAAATTATTCATATAAATAATGTCATTGTGCACAATGGCTCTGAAAAGGAGCTTAATGACGTGAACTATTATCTTCTCCTTCTTTTAACAAGTCTTCTCTGGGGCGGAAATTTCATTGTAGGAAAAACGCTTGTGGATCATGCATCTCCTATTACCTTAACCATTTTAAGATGGGCCATCGCCATTATCTGTCTCGTTCCTCTTGTCTGGCATAAAGAGAAACGGCTGCTGCCGCCGAAAAATGCAATCCTGCCATTACTGCTAATGGGCATCACGGGAGTAGCTTTGTTCCAGGCCCTGCAATTCATGGCACTGGAAAAAACATCGGCCACCAGCGTTGGCTTAATCTCTACATTAAATATGTTTTCCATTGCTGCCTTCTCTTTCATTTTTCTAAAAGAAAAAATAAACATACTGCAGCTCATGTCCATGTTCATTTCATTGTTTGGCGTACTGCTGGTCCTTTCAAAAGGTAGCCTGGAGTTACTGGTCTCTCTTCAGTTTAATAATGGGGACCTTTATATGATGGCCGCGGTGGGCATGTGGGGAATCTATTCGGTCTGCAGCAAATGGGCCATGTCTTTCGTTACACCTATGATGTCCATCTTATACTCAGGCATATTTGGCCTTCTCGTGCTTTTGCCGTTCAACACTGCTGGTTTCACCGTTACAGATGTCAGTGCTTCCTTTCTTTTATCCATTCTGTATACGGGTCTGATTTCAACAGTCCTATGCATGGTACTCTGGAACATCGGGGTCAACCAGCTGGGACCAAGCACTTCCGGCCTGTTCCTAAACTTTAATCCCATTTTCACAGCCATCTTAGCTTTTATCTTCTTAGGAGAGGTCTTGAACTGGATACAAGCGGTCGGAAGCATCATTGTCATTGCGGGGTGTTTCTTATTCTCTGCACTTAAAACCAGGACTGGAAAAACAACAATGGGGATTCCTGCACCAGTATTTATAAGTGAGCCGGTTAAGGAGAGATAAAAAGCAGTGCCTGCCCCTTTATATGGAGCAGGCACTTCAGACTGTCGACAAACTCGATGAAAATCGTGCTTGTCTGCAGTCTTTTTTATTTTAAAATAGAAGTAATACAAAGCTTGAGGTGATTTAAATGCTTTCAAAACATAATCCAATTCAACGGGATCAAATTGAAATGGTTGCTTTAGACGAACTTGTACCGGCGGACCATTTGGTCCGCAAAATTGAAGCGGCGATTAATTTCTCATTCATCTATGACTTGGTAAAAGATAAGTATTCAGAAAAAGGCCGCCCAAGTATTGACCCTGTAATATTAATTAAACTCACATTTATTCAATATACCTTCGGTATTCGCTCCATGCGTCAAACAATTGAAGAATTGAAAACGAATATGGCTTATCGATGGTTTTTAGGATATGGCTTTCACGATAAAGTTCCTCACTTCTCAACTTTCGGTAAAAATTATGAGCGCCGATTTAAAGACAGCGATCTCTTTGAACAAATATTTTACCGAATCTTAAAAACCGCAGCTGAAAAGAATTTAATTAGTGCTGAACACGTTTTTGTAGATTCTACTCATGTAAAAGCGAGTGCAAATAAACGCAAATTTGAAAAGAAAGTTGTTCGAAAAGAAACCCGTGCTTATCAAGAACGCCTTCAAGAGGAGATTAACCAAGACCGCGAGGATCATGGAAAAAAGCCGTTTCCACCTGATAAGTTTGATAAAGAAGAATACAAAGAAATCAAGGAAAGTACAACAGATCCAGAGAGTGGCTACTATGTAAAAGATGAGCGTACAAAACAGTTCGCTTATTCTTTCCATGCGGCTGCAGACCGCAACGGCTTCGTGTTAGGCGCAATTGTAACCCCTGGTAACACGCATGATAGTCATATTTTAGAGCCATTGGTAGAACAAGTCATTGAGAAAGTTAGTAAACCAAAAGCTGTTGCGGCAGACGCAGCCTATAAAACACCTGCTATCACGAGCTACTTATTGAAAAACGACATCACACCTGCTTTACCTTACACACGACCTCGCACAAAAGAGGGTTTCTTCAGAAAACATGAGTATGTTTATGATGAGCATTTTGACTGTTACATTTGCCCAACTGGTGAGATATTAAAATATACTACAACTACAAAGGAAGGCTATCGTCAATATAAATCAGATCCTCGAATTTGTGCTGGATGCCCTTTCTTGTCTCAATGCACACAGAGTCAAGCACATCAAAAACTGATTCAACGTCATGTGTGGGAGGAACATGTGGAAGAAGCAGATCATCTTCGCCACCATCAAGACGTCAAACCGATCTATGAAAAACGCAAAGAAACAATTGAACGAGTATTCGCAGATGCAAAAGAAAAGCATGGCATGCGTTGGACAACCCTCAGGGGACTTAAAAAAATGTCGATGCAGGCGATGCTTACTTTCGCTGCCATGAATTTGAAGAAAATGGCCAACTGGACTTGGCAAGGTCCAGAAATGGCCTAAATGATAACCTCGGAGAGGTCTGCAATTCTCTGTAATTACTTGAAGTCCTACAAAAAATCAAAAAAAGAGTTCGGAATGAGACTATTCCGAACTCTTTTTGTCTACAAACTGCAGTGCCTGCCCCTTTATAGGGAGCAGGCACTTTGATTCCTTCTAATCTTTTGAGTAATTAGGGACAGTGTACCTGTCCCATTGTCCCCGCTTATGCCTTTTTGGCAACAGCTTTCTTTCTTATACTTTTAACGATAGGCTCATCTTGATTCCGGCTTTCACTCATCGCTTTTAGCTCATCTTTTAAGCCCTTATAAGTGGAGTAACACATGAAAAGCATGAGAATGGCTAACGGGATGGATGTGGCAACCAGGGCTGACTGTAAGCCGGATAGGCCTCCTGTCATAATTAATACAGCAGAGACCCCAGCAATTACAATCCCCCATATAACTTTTGTTGAGTGAGATGGATTAGGGTTTCCATTTTCACTGATCATCCCTAATACAAAAACAGCAGAATTCGCAGAGGTTATAAAGAAAACAAGTACAAGTACCATAGCTAAAATACTTAAAAAGACACTCATTGGAAAATAATCGAAAAACTTAAATAAAGCAGAGGTTACATCGGTGGAAACCGCCGTTGCAATCGCTGTTTCGCCCATGTTCTGAATGAGATCAATGGCCGAACCGCCCATCACGGCAAACCAGAAGAATGCTCCTGCAACAGGGATAAAGATGGCCCCGATCATAAACTCTTTGATGGTTCTGCCCTTTGAAATTCTGGCTACGAAACTGCCGACAAGCGGAGCCCAGGCGATCCACCAGCCAAAATAAAACAGTGTCCAGCTTGCAATCCAGGTTCCATCACTATAGGGCTCAGTCCTAAACGACATCCCAATGAAATTCTGGGCGTAATCCCCTATCCCTTGAAAAAAGATCTTTAAGATGGATTGGGTTGGTCCAAGAAACAATACGAATGCCAATAGTGCAAATGCCAGCAGCATATTAAGGTTGGACAAATGCTTCATCGCTCCCTGAAGGCCTGAAACAGTGGAACCGACATAAATAAAACTTACAACGAGAATAATAGCAACTTGGGTATAAAAGCTTACCGGAAGACCCCACAGATAATTCATACCGCTATTCACTTGAAGCGTTCCAAATCCCAGCGATGTGGCTATGCCAATGACAATGGAAAGAATGACAACGACATCAATCAGTTTGCCAAAAGGGCCCCTAATTTTGTCTCCTATTAATGGATAAAAAACAGAACTCAGTGAGGCCGGCAGCTTTTTGCGGAATTGGAAAAATGCTAAGGAGACTCCTACAACTGCATAACACGCCCATGCAGAGACCCCCCAATGCAGGTAAACAAATTGCATTGCCAGCTTTGCGGATTCTTCTGAAGATCCTTTCCCAAAGGGAGGATCAATATAGTATGAAACTGGTTCTGCCACACCCCAAAATACAAGACTTATCCCAATAGAGGCACTGAACAGCATCCCTACCCATGTAGCTGTTTTGTATTCTGGCCGATCATGATCGTCCCCCAGCCTGATTTTCCCGAATCTTGAAAGCCCAATATACATACAAAAAGCAAAGAAGAAAAAGACACTGCCCAGAATAAACCAGCCCAAGTTATTATAGATAAATTCCAGTGAATGATTTGAAAAGCTTTCCATTTGCTTTGGGGCAAAGACCCCTATACTTATTAAAACCAAACTTATGGCTAACGAGGAAAAAAAGACAGTTTTTTTACCGTTCATGCCAACACTCCTCTTTCCAGAATATTGAATTTTCAGTATTTTAAATGTAAGCGGTTTCCTGTTATTCCAAAAAATAAATGAGAGAAAAGGTAAATCGGACTAGCGCATAAAAAATAGTACTCTTCCTTTTCACCTTCACAATTATTTTGATCGTTAGCAGATTCCCTGACCCATAACGGTCACTTTATCTATTTATCAGACTTTGCGGTGCATTAGTATTCTTCCCATCTAAAAAGTGGAAACAGGTTTATAACGACCGCCGCTAATAAAAGTTAAGTATAAAAGAAATGGAAGAAAAATCAACCTATACCATAGGAAGAATCAATTCTTCCTATGATATCCGCTGACTTTTAAACCTTTAGTTTACCAGATACAAGCCGGGTCTCCATGATGTCAATAATCCGATTACCCACTTCCGCGGTAGATGCGGTTCCTCCCATATCCGGTGTAAGTGTCTCATCCTCGATCAGCAAATCCTCAATGGCTCCAAGCACTTGTTTTCCATATTCCTCATAACCAAAAAAGTCAAGCATCTGACTGGCTGACCAAATGGAAGCAAGCGGATTGGCAATCCCCTTACCTGCAATATCAGGAGCAGAGCCATGAATAGGTTCAAACATGGAAGGATACTTTCTTTCAGGATTAATGTTGGCACCAGCGGCAAGCCCTATTCCTCCTGCAATAGCAGCACCCAGGTCTGTTAATATATCGCCAAATAAATTGGAAGTGACGACCACTTCAAACCTCTTTGGATCCTTAACCATCAGCATGGCAGCGGCATCTACAAGGTAGGAGGCTGTTTCCACATCAGGGTATTCAGAGCTTATTTCTTCAAAAACCTGATCCCAGAAAACCATTGAATAATTTAATGCGTTCGCCTTTGATATGCTTGTGAGAGACCTTCCTTCCTTACGAGCTGCTTCAAATGCATACCGAATGATTCTTTCCGTTCCTTTTCGGGAAAACACACTGTTTTGCAGGACAACTTCATTTTGCTGCCCCTTAAACAGCCATTCACCAGCACCCGCATACTCTCCTTCGGTATTCTCACGGATAAAAAGCATATTTATCTCTTCCCGTTTTACATCCACTAAGGAAGTTTTTGCCCCTTTCAGTAAATGAACAGGCCGGATATTCACATATTGATCAAAATCTTTGCGGATTCTTAAAAGCAGATCCCATAAAGAGATATGGTCAGGGACGCCGGGAAACCCGACTGCCCCCAAATAAATGGCATCAAACTTCTTTAATTCTTCCATGCCATTTTCATCCATCATCTTTCCGTGTTTCGCATAAAATTCACAGCCCCAAGGGAAATAAGTAAAATCAAAGCGGAAACCTGAATCCATCGCCGCCACTTTATTTAGTACTTTGATCCCTTCGCCAATCACTTCAGGTCCAATTCCATCACCTGCTATAACCGCAACTTTATAAATTTTCACAAAAATCTCCCTTTACCTTTAGTTATTATTCCAGACAATTAATTTCATCTCGGTCATTTCTTCAACTGCATATTTGATGCCTTCCCGTCCGGTGCCGCTTTCCTTTACACCGCCATACGGCATCTGGTCAACACGGTAGGTTGGAACATCATTGATTATAACTCCGCCAACATGAAGTTCCTGCGAAGCAAAGAGGGCATGCTTCACATTATTTGTGTATATTCCCGCCTGCAGGCCAAACCGCGAGTTGTTGACATGCTTTATGGCATCCTCAATGGAACTGAATTTGTTTACGACGACAACGGGAGCAAAGGCTTCCTGGCAGGATACTTTTAAATCATGCTCCGCATTGATAATAATCGTAGGCTCAAGCACCCCATTTCGAAGGCTTCCTCCGGCTGCAATAGATGCATTCGTGCTTTTTGTTTCCTCAATCCATCCTAGTACTCTATCAGCCTCTCCTTTTGAAATTAGAGAAGAAATATACGTATCCGGTGCAAGCGGATCGCCAACTTTCAGCTGCTTTGCTGCCTGAATAAATTTTTCTGTGAATTCTTCATATACCTCTTCATGTGCATAGATGCGCTGAAGCGAAATACAAACCTGACCCTGATTCGAAAAAGCCCCCATTATGCAGCGGTCAATAATCTGGTCGACATCTGTATCTTTATCAATGATTAAGGCTGAATTCGATCCCAGCTCCAATGTTGTTTTCTTTAAGCCTGCTCTGCTGCGTATCCCAATCCCAACTTCCGGACTTCCTGTAAAGGTGACCATGCTGACCAGGTCATTTCTGACAATTTCTTCCCCTACTACACTTCCAGGACCGGTTATAACGTTTAACACACCCGGCGGCAGGCCTGCCTCTTCAAATAATTCGGCTATAAACAGTGCCGAGAGCGGTGTCTGTGAGGCTGGCTTCAAGACAACTGTATTCCCTGCGGCAATTGCCGGTCCTACCTTATGAGCTACAAGATTCATAGGGAAATTAAAAGGAGTTATGGCTCCTATGACCCCAATCGGCTCTCTCAATGTATATCCAATACGGCCAACCCCGCCTGAAGCAGCATCAAAAGGAATCGTTTCCCCATGAATGCGCTTAGCTTCCTCAGCCGAAAATTTATACGTTTCGACCGTTCTGGCAACTTCCGCTTTTGAGAACATAATAGGTTTGGACGACTCTCGGGTAATGATCTCTGCAGCCTGATCCGCTTTTTCAATCAAAAGCGAAACGACTTTTTCTAAAATCTCAGCTCTCTTGTAAGCTGGCATTTTTGCCATCAAATGCCTGGATTCGTAAGCAGCTTCAATGGCCATTTCAGTCTGTTCTTTATTCGCCATCGCGATTTGGGCAATTTCTTCCCCGGAATAAGGTGAAAAAAGAGATGCGTATCGATCTGTTTCTACTTTTTTCCATTAATCATTAAATACTTTTTTGCTGGCTGAACTCCGGTTATTTTACTCATTTAGGGCCTCCAATACCATTTCATGAAATTGAACAATTGCTTTTTCTGAGGATGAATATCTGCCTTTGCTGAAAGCTCGGGAGCGAAAACCAATTTGTTCCAATTCTACCAATTCAATATCTTCCGAGCGGACTTGCTCCGCAAACGTCATTAAATCCTTTTCCGCCTGGGACAGGTTCTCATCACGGAAATAATATGTGTAGACAGCCATGGATGTTTCATGATCAATCGGAATAATTTGAATGGTCGCCATATTGCCTGGCCCCGGATAAATGGTCAGCATCAGATTTGGCCATAGCCAGTAGAATTGGCCGCCTTGCATTTCGGCATCATTTAAATCAACTGTTCCATATTTTTTATCTGGCTTGACAATTGTCCCTTGCATGGAATAATTCTCACACGTAATAATCTGATAATCATTCATATCAAGTGCAGCAACGAAGCTTGGATGTGCAACATGGCAGTGGTCACACTCCAGGTAGTTATCCATAAAAGCCTTCCAGTTCGCTTTAAATGTACGTGTTTTTTGGCTGGTTCTTTTTAGTTCGCTTAAAAAGGAATTCTTGCTCAACCTTTCAAAGAAATCTCCATATGACTCACTTAATGGCTTTGCATTGTCATCCAAATTTACAAAGATAAGTGATTCCAAAATTTCCATCCGCACCGAACGCAGACAGGCATCCTTTACACAAGCCTCGTCTTCCCCTCTAAAGTTAGGCGCTTTATTCAGCTGGCCATCAAGCTTAAATGTCCATCCATGATAAGAACATTGGAGAATCTTTTTATTCCCGGCTGCATTTTTTTCAAGCTTTGTTGCCCGATGTGGACAAACATTGTAAAAGGCACGGACTACTTCATCTTTACCGCGGTTTACGATAATAGGCTCGCCGGCCACTTCTGCAGTAAAGAAATCTCCAGCCTTTTCCACCTGACTAACATGTCCTACGAGCTGCCAGGACCTTGAAAACACAAGGTCCATCTCTTTTCCAGAACTTTGGGATCTGTGTATTTGTCATAGGTTAAGGTTCTTTCAAATGTACGATTTGTTGCATTTTGCACTTTATTGTAAGCAGTCATGATTTGTCTCCTTCTTAAATGAATTTTTCCTTTAGATTGCTGAACCGGTTTTTTCCTTATCTGCCATAATGCTTGTACTATGGAGCGGCTGGACCTTTGAACCTGGATCAATATAAACCTTTGCATTGCTGACAGCTGTCGGCGCTTCCCCAAATCCGCTGGCTATAAGCTTTACTTTGCCTTCATAGGTACAGATGTCACCTGCCGCATAGATTCCTGGAATATTCGTTTCCATTTTGGAGTTTACCAGGATCGCATTTTTCTCTATTTCCAACCCCCACTCTTTAATGGGGCCTAATGAAGATACAAATCCAAAATTCACTAGTACATCATCTGCCGGGATGAGCATTGTCTCCCCGCTAGCCGTGTTTTCTACCATTACGTTTTCAATTTCTTCTGCACCTGCCAGCTCCACTGGAATATAAGGTGTCAGCATTTCCACACTGGAATGTCTCAATCGTTCCACACTATGCTCATGCGCCCGGAACTTATCTCTCCTATGAATGAGCGTTACCTTGCCGGCAATCGGCTCAAGCATCAGAGCCCAGTCAACCGCTGAATCCCCTCCACCAAAGATCACAACCTTTTTGCCGGCAAACTGATTTAAGTCTTGGACAAAATAATGAAGATTTTTATTTTCAAATTTGTCCTCGCTGCCGATATTTAATTTCCTTGGCTGGAAAGCACCGTTCCCTGCCGTAATAATCACTGCCTTCGTATAATGGGTCCCTTTATTCGTGTGAATCGCAAATGATTGATCAGACAGGCGGACGATGCCTTCCACTGATTCCCCTAAGCAGACAGATGGATTAAATTGATTCATTTGCTTTATCAAATTATCTATCAGTTCCTGAGCTCTTATCTTAGGAAAACCAGCTATGTCATAAATATATTTTTCCGGATATAGTGCTGATAATTGTCCGCCCAGCTGCGGAAGACTCTCAATAATTTTCACCGAAGCCTGGCGCATACCAGTGTAAAAAGCTGTAAAAAGACCAACTGGGCCTCCGCCTATAATGGTGATATCGAAAGCATCTGGATAATTGCCCATTCCTGAACCTCCTTTATATCGTTCTATACACCTTTTTAATGCAAGTACTGTGCCAATAGTGAAAACCCTTAATAATTAAACAAACAATTGAAAATTTACTGAAAAATATCAGATATTGAGTTAAAATATACTCAATATCTGGTATTCTTGAATCAAAAATGACTCAGGAGGGCTTCACCGAATGAAAATGCCAACAAATACAGGCAATGTAGAAATGACATTGGGAACCTTGTTAAAAATTCTTGATTATTCTTCTGATGAAATCTTCGTTTTAGATGGTGAAATGCGGATTCTATATGTGAATAAAGTATGTGAGAGGCACTATGGACTTAAGCCAAGGGATGTAATTGGAAAGTACAATGTGGAACTTTTTGAAAAGGGCTACTGGAAGCCTTCTATTGTTCCTGAGGTATATCGGCGGAAAGAGCCGTGCTACTTAAGACAGCAGACATATATCGGGGCAGAGCTCATGACTACGGCCATCCCGATCTTAAATAACAAAAACGAAATTGAACTGGTTGTCATCACCTCTACGGAAATACAAAAAATTAATATGGTGAATGCAAGGGAGGATAAAATCGAGTCAAA
This window of the Cytobacillus pseudoceanisediminis genome carries:
- a CDS encoding IS1182 family transposase, with product MLSKHNPIQRDQIEMVALDELVPADHLVRKIEAAINFSFIYDLVKDKYSEKGRPSIDPVILIKLTFIQYTFGIRSMRQTIEELKTNMAYRWFLGYGFHDKVPHFSTFGKNYERRFKDSDLFEQIFYRILKTAAEKNLISAEHVFVDSTHVKASANKRKFEKKVVRKETRAYQERLQEEINQDREDHGKKPFPPDKFDKEEYKEIKESTTDPESGYYVKDERTKQFAYSFHAAADRNGFVLGAIVTPGNTHDSHILEPLVEQVIEKVSKPKAVAADAAYKTPAITSYLLKNDITPALPYTRPRTKEGFFRKHEYVYDEHFDCYICPTGEILKYTTTTKEGYRQYKSDPRICAGCPFLSQCTQSQAHQKLIQRHVWEEHVEEADHLRHHQDVKPIYEKRKETIERVFADAKEKHGMRWTTLRGLKKMSMQAMLTFAAMNLKKMANWTWQGPEMA
- a CDS encoding ChaB family protein; the encoded protein is MPYDKLSDLPDSVKDNLPHHAQEIFKEAFNSASEEYGEEETAFKVAWSAVKKKYEKNDDDKWVKKEE
- a CDS encoding tartrate dehydrogenase — translated: MKIYKVAVIAGDGIGPEVIGEGIKVLNKVAAMDSGFRFDFTYFPWGCEFYAKHGKMMDENGMEELKKFDAIYLGAVGFPGVPDHISLWDLLLRIRKDFDQYVNIRPVHLLKGAKTSLVDVKREEINMLFIRENTEGEYAGAGEWLFKGQQNEVVLQNSVFSRKGTERIIRYAFEAARKEGRSLTSISKANALNYSMVFWDQVFEEISSEYPDVETASYLVDAAAMLMVKDPKRFEVVVTSNLFGDILTDLGAAIAGGIGLAAGANINPERKYPSMFEPIHGSAPDIAGKGIANPLASIWSASQMLDFFGYEEYGKQVLGAIEDLLIEDETLTPDMGGTASTAEVGNRIIDIMETRLVSGKLKV
- a CDS encoding Lrp/AsnC family transcriptional regulator, whose product is MESIVSKVLDHLDIKILDLLQKDARISNLELSKKVNLSAPAVHARIKRLEAEGYIQKHVAILSHEKLGFDLLCFVFMSTNMHQAEKLESLEKTLESMKEVLECHCLTGEYDYLLKVACKDRKGLEMFIRKLNELGITKIQTSLALREIKDSTVLPIQD
- a CDS encoding NAD(P)/FAD-dependent oxidoreductase, with translation MGNYPDAFDITIIGGGPVGLFTAFYTGMRQASVKIIESLPQLGGQLSALYPEKYIYDIAGFPKIRAQELIDNLIKQMNQFNPSVCLGESVEGIVRLSDQSFAIHTNKGTHYTKAVIITAGNGAFQPRKLNIGSEDKFENKNLHYFVQDLNQFAGKKVVIFGGGDSAVDWALMLEPIAGKVTLIHRRDKFRAHEHSVERLRHSSVEMLTPYIPVELAGAEEIENVMVENTASGETMLIPADDVLVNFGFVSSLGPIKEWGLEIEKNAILVNSKMETNIPGIYAAGDICTYEGKVKLIASGFGEAPTAVSNAKVYIDPGSKVQPLHSTSIMADKEKTGSAI
- a CDS encoding BCCT family transporter; this encodes MNGKKTVFFSSLAISLVLISIGVFAPKQMESFSNHSLEFIYNNLGWFILGSVFFFFAFCMYIGLSRFGKIRLGDDHDRPEYKTATWVGMLFSASIGISLVFWGVAEPVSYYIDPPFGKGSSEESAKLAMQFVYLHWGVSAWACYAVVGVSLAFFQFRKKLPASLSSVFYPLIGDKIRGPFGKLIDVVVILSIVIGIATSLGFGTLQVNSGMNYLWGLPVSFYTQVAIILVVSFIYVGSTVSGLQGAMKHLSNLNMLLAFALLAFVLFLGPTQSILKIFFQGIGDYAQNFIGMSFRTEPYSDGTWIASWTLFYFGWWIAWAPLVGSFVARISKGRTIKEFMIGAIFIPVAGAFFWFAVMGGSAIDLIQNMGETAIATAVSTDVTSALFKFFDYFPMSVFLSILAMVLVLVFFITSANSAVFVLGMISENGNPNPSHSTKVIWGIVIAGVSAVLIMTGGLSGLQSALVATSIPLAILMLFMCYSTYKGLKDELKAMSESRNQDEPIVKSIRKKAVAKKA
- a CDS encoding DMT family transporter, whose product is MNYYLLLLLTSLLWGGNFIVGKTLVDHASPITLTILRWAIAIICLVPLVWHKEKRLLPPKNAILPLLLMGITGVALFQALQFMALEKTSATSVGLISTLNMFSIAAFSFIFLKEKINILQLMSMFISLFGVLLVLSKGSLELLVSLQFNNGDLYMMAAVGMWGIYSVCSKWAMSFVTPMMSILYSGIFGLLVLLPFNTAGFTVTDVSASFLLSILYTGLISTVLCMVLWNIGVNQLGPSTSGLFLNFNPIFTAILAFIFLGEVLNWIQAVGSIIVIAGCFLFSALKTRTGKTTMGIPAPVFISEPVKER